In Eretmochelys imbricata isolate rEreImb1 chromosome 18, rEreImb1.hap1, whole genome shotgun sequence, one genomic interval encodes:
- the LOC144276925 gene encoding chloride channel protein ClC-Kb-like: MATAGSWSVWREHQAAQAAERILVLEESWRPWPRTRRTIRGCLECVKRQLFRVGDDWYFLFFLGLIMALISFAMDFTVSRVSNAHKWLYQELGDHLLLKYLSWTMYPVALSAFSTGFSQSITPHSGGSGIPELKTILTGVMLEEYLAIKNFGAKVVGLTCTLACGSTIFLGKVGPFVHLSSMIAAYLGKIQMSVVGEYENKSKQTEMLVAAAAVGVATVFGAPISGVLFSIEVMSSHFAVRDYWRGFFSATCGAFMFRLLAVFNSEQETITALFKTNFKIDFPFDLPETFFFMVLGGICGVLSCAYLFCQRWLLGYVRRNMITAKLLATDKPIYSSLVALLLASITFPPSLGHFMASRLSMKEHLTSLFDNQTWGLLSQNASLARPPQVDPENLWIEWWEPRITIYGSLGLFLVMKFWMLILATTMPMPAGYFMPLFVYGAAIGRLVGEVVAFLFPHGIQSDGVVNTITPGGYALAGAAAFSGSVTHTLSTALLAFEVTGQIAHILPVILAVLVANAIAQKFQPSFYDGTIIVKKLPYLPRIRSRHIGSYRVTTDQFMNTHFAVLAKGASFEEILSVVTSTDDLEYPIVESTESLMLVGMVQRAELIRYLQTHDEAKLSPQEPGEKPRSNGTLGDDCTIEPITLQLSPWTSLHQAHTLFELLSMQRVFVTNLGQLVGAISRREMKKAIEDLANPKTLK, translated from the exons ATGGCaacagcagggtcctggagcgTGTGGAGGGAGCACCAGGCTGCTCAGGCGGCAGAGAGGATTCTCGTGCTAGAAGAAAGCTGGAGGCCCTGGCCCAGAACACGCAGGACAATCCGAG GCTGCCTGGAGTGTGTGAAGCGCCAGCTGTTCCGTGTCGGTGATGACTGGTACTTCCTCTTTTTCCTGGGGTTGATAATGGCGCTGATCAGTTTTGCCATGGATTTCACCGTCTCCAGGGTATCGAATG CACACAAGTGGCTTTACCAGGAGCTCGGGGATCACTTACTGCTGAAATACCTGTCCTGGACGATGTACCCGGTTGCCCTGTCCGCCTTCTCCACTGGCTTCTCTCAAAGCATCACTCCACACTCGGGAG GCTCTGGCATCCCGGAGCTCAAGACCATTCTCACCGGAGTCATGCTGGAGGAGTACCTGGCCATTAAAAACTTTGGAGCCAAAGTGGTGGGGCTGACCTGCACCCTCGCATGTGGGAGCACCATATTCCTCGGCAAAGTC GGCCCCTTTGTGCACCTCTCCAGCATGATCGCAGCGTATTTAGGAAAGATCCAAATGTCTGTCGTTGGGGAGTATGAG AACAAAAGCAAGCAGACGGAGATGCTGGTGGCAGCCGCTGCTGTGGGAGTCGCGACCGTCTTCGGGGCTCCCATTAGCG GGGTCCTGTTCAGCATTGAGGTGATGTCATCCCACTTTGCGGTCAGGGACTATTGGAGGggcttcttctctgccacctgcGGAGCCTTCATGTTCCGCCTGCTCGCCGTCTTCAACAGTGAACAAG AAACCATCACTGCTCTATTCAAGACCAATTTTAAGATTGATTTCCCCTTTGATCTCCCAGAGACGTTCTTCTTCATGGTGCTCGG GGGGATCTGTGGGGTTctaagctgtgcatatctcttctGTCAGCGCTGGCTCCTGGGATACGTCCGGAGGAACATGATCACCGCCAAGCTGCTGGCTACAGA CAAGCCCATTTATTCCTCCCTGGTGGCCCTCCTGCTCGCCTCCATCACATTCCCTCCTAGCCTGGGGCACTTCATGGCATCCAGG CTCAGCATGAAGGAGCACCTCACCTCCCTTTTCGACAACCAGACGTGGGGCCTTCTGTCCCAGAACGCATCGCTGGCCAGGCCTCCTCAAGTCGACCCTGAAAACCTGTGGATTGAGTGGTGGGAGCCCAGAATCACCATCTATGGCAGCCTGGGGCTGTTCCTGGTGATGAAG TTCTGGATGCTGATCTTGGCCACCACCATGCCTATGCCAGCTGGGTACTTCATGCCGCTCTTTGTATACG GCGCTGCAATCGGGCGTTTGGTGGGGGAAGTGGTCGCCTTTCTCTTCCCTCATGGTATTCAGTCAGACGGCGTAGTTAACACCATCACTCCGGGAGGCTACGCACTGGCAG GGGCGGCAGCATTTTCGGGCTCAGTCACCCACACCCTGTCCACTGCCCTGCTGGCCTTTGAAGTGACTGGGCAGATTGCCCATATCCTGCCCGTCATCCTGGCTGTGCTGGTTGCCAATGCGATAGCCCAGAAGTTCCAGCCCTCCTTCTACGACGGCACCATCATCGTGAAAAAGTTGCCCTATCTGCCCCGGATCAGGAGCCGACACATCGG CTCCTACAGGGTGACCACTGACCAGTTCATGAACACCCACTTTGCAGTCCTGGCCAAGGGCGCCAGCTTTGAGGAGATCCTCAGTGTTGTGACCTCTACCGACGACCTGGAGTACCCCATTGTGGAGAGCACAG AGTCTTTGATGCTGGTGGGCATGGTGCAAAGAGCTGAGTTGATCAGGTACCTCCAGACCCACGATGAAGCCAAGCTGTCCCCCCAGGAGCCAGGGGAGAAG CCTCGCTCCAACGGGACGCTGGGGGACGACTGCACCATCGAGCCAATAACCCTCCAGCTGTCACCTTGGACATCTCTGCACCAG GCTCACACCCTGTTTGAACTGCTGAGCATGCAGCGTGTCTTCGTCACCAACTTGGGGCAGCTCGTCGGGGCCATCTCTCGGCGCGAG ATGAAGAAGGCGATTGAAGACCTGGCAAATCCGAAGACGCTGAAGTGA